The Thermodesulfovibrio sp. 3462-1 genome contains the following window.
AAACCTGATCAACTCTTAAGCTAACAAGGCTTCCTTCCTTTAAGTCGCCAGATACAAGATGGGCTTCCATTATTTTTTCCACAATATTTTTTCCCATTGAATCCTCCTTTCATATCACAAATCCTTGAAAGATTTAGTATAATATTATACTTCACAAAAATTCAAAAAGGAGGATGCTGTGCACTTTTTTACTTATCGAAACGGAGAACTCTTTGCAGAGGATGTGCCTGTTAAGGAATTAGTAAAAGAGTTTGGAACTCCTCTTTATATTTATAGTTATGGCACTTTAATAAGACACATAAGAGCCTATGAAGAAGCCTTTTGCGAAATCCCGCACATTATATGCTATGCTGTAAAAGCAAATTCAAACCTTGCAATACTAACTCTTTTCGCTGAGCTTGGAATTGGTGCAGATATTGTATCTGGAGGAGAACTTTTCAGGGCATTGAAAGCAGGAATAAAACCTTTTAGAATCGTTTTCGCAGGAGTTGGAAAAACAGAAGAAGAAATTGAGTATGCACTTAAAAATAATATTCTTATGTTCAATGTGGAATCTGAATTAGAGCTTTACAAAATAAACGAGATAGCGAAAAAACTGAAAAAACAGGCAAGAGTTGCCTTAAGAATAAATCCTGATATTGATCCAAAAACACACAAATATATTGCAACAGGATTGAAAACAAGCAAATTCGGAATTCCCATAGCTAAGGCAGTTGAATACTACAAAGTGGCAAAGTCCCTTGAAAATATAAAAATAATCGGAATACATAAACACATTGGCTCACAGATTACAGAAACAGATGCTTATGTGGAGGCTCTGAGGAAACTCCTTGAACTTTATGAAAAACTTGCTCAGGCAGATGTGGATATAGAATATATTGACATTGGCGGTGGTCTCGGAATTACCTATAAAGATGAAGAACCTCCTCATCCAAAAGAGCTTGCAAATGCCTTAATTCCTTTAATTAAAAATCAAAAAGGCAAATTAATAGTTGAACCAGGCAGATCAATTGTTGGAAATGCCGGAATTCTTGTTACAAAAGTTTTATATACAAAACAAACAGATGTGAAAAACTTCATAATAGTTGATGCAGGCATGAATGATCTTATGAGGCCTACTTTATATGGCTCTTATCATGAAATTTTGCCAGTAACCCAGGGAAAAAGACAAAAAATTGTGGCAGATGTTGTTGGTCCAATATGTGAATCAGGCGATTTCCTTGCAAAGGATAGAGAAATTGAGAAAGTCTCTCCAGGACAATATCTTGCTGTAATGAGTGCTGGTGCTTATGGATTCAGCATGTCATCAAACTACAACAGCAGACCCAGAGCTGCTGAGGTCCTTGTAAAGGGTGAACAGTATGCATTGATAAGAAAGCGTGAAACCTATAAAGATTTAATAAAAAATGAAATCATACCGGAGGATTTGCTCTAATGGGAAAAATTAATTTCGTAAAAATGCATGGACTTGGCAATGACTTTATATTGATTGATTGCCTAAATCAGGAGTTAACTGAGCCTTCCCAGTTTGCCATTAAGTATTGTAATCGTCGTTTTGGAATCGGTGCTGACCAGCTTTTGCTTTTGTATCCTTCTAAGATTGCGGATTTTAAAATGAGAATTTTTAATGCTGATGGCTCAGAGGTTGAGATGTGCGGAAATGGAATAAGATGTTTTGCAAAGTATATATGGGATAGAAAATTAACAGATAAAGAAATTTTAGAGGTGGAAACGCTTGCTGGAATTATTAAACCCAGAAAGATTGGCGAGCTTGTTCAGGTTGATATGGGAGAACCTGAATTCAGTCCTTCAAAAATTCCAGTTGATATAGAAGGTGAAAAGGCTTTTGATTTAATCCTTGAAATCAGTGGATGGCACGCAAGGATAAACTGCATAAGCATGGGGAATCCTCATGCAGTTATATTTCTTGATGAAGAACCAAAATACTTTGCTGTTACAAAATATGGTCCACTGATTGAAAATCATCCAATCTTTCCAAAGAAAACAAATGTAGAATTTGCTTATGTAAAAAATTCGCATGAAATAACAATGCGCGTTTGGGAAAGAGGTGCAGGAGAAACCCTTGCCTGTGGAACAGGAGCCTGTGCTACTGCAGTTGCTGCAATGGTAAAAGGACTTACAGAGAAAAAAGTTACAGTTCATCTGCTTGGTGGAGATTTACTGATTGAATGGGCAGAGGATGGACACATTTATATGACAGGTCCTGCTGAGGAAGTTTTTGAAGGAACTGTCAAAGTTCCACAAATTGGCTGATAATCGCAGAGTCTGCATTTACTCTTGAAATCAAAAGCTGGTAAAAAGGGAATATTTTTATCCTTTATCTCATTAATCAGTTTTTCTATCACAGTTGATACAATTTTTAGGCATTCTTTTCTGTCATTTTGATTTAAAGGATCAAATCTCATTGTATCATCAATGAGCAAAGCTTTTCCCAGCAGAAAGTAACAACCTTTCAAATCAAAAACATTGAGTTTGTGTTTTTTTGCATACAGCAGAATATAAAGAGGAATTTGAAGACTGCCAATGTATTTGTGCCAGCTTTCTCTATCAGCTATATCAAGTTTATCAAATTTTATTTTGTAATGCTGCTCAGTTCCTGATATCTTGTAATCCACAATACTGATAGACTCATCTATGCTTTCAACTAAGTCTATTCTATAATTAAAATTTACATTAAAAATACACTCTTCTACGAGTTCTTCCACTTCAAGAATTTTTAACCGATGATTTTTACTCAATTTTTTGTAATACTCTATTAATTGAAAAAGCCTTTGAAGTATCTGAAGTTTTATTAAATAAGCTCTACCTGTTATTTTACTGCCATACTTTTTTAAAAATATATCCCTGACAATAAATTCTATATCATTTCCAAAATCATCAGGA
Protein-coding sequences here:
- the lysA gene encoding diaminopimelate decarboxylase, coding for MHFFTYRNGELFAEDVPVKELVKEFGTPLYIYSYGTLIRHIRAYEEAFCEIPHIICYAVKANSNLAILTLFAELGIGADIVSGGELFRALKAGIKPFRIVFAGVGKTEEEIEYALKNNILMFNVESELELYKINEIAKKLKKQARVALRINPDIDPKTHKYIATGLKTSKFGIPIAKAVEYYKVAKSLENIKIIGIHKHIGSQITETDAYVEALRKLLELYEKLAQADVDIEYIDIGGGLGITYKDEEPPHPKELANALIPLIKNQKGKLIVEPGRSIVGNAGILVTKVLYTKQTDVKNFIIVDAGMNDLMRPTLYGSYHEILPVTQGKRQKIVADVVGPICESGDFLAKDREIEKVSPGQYLAVMSAGAYGFSMSSNYNSRPRAAEVLVKGEQYALIRKRETYKDLIKNEIIPEDLL
- the dapF gene encoding diaminopimelate epimerase — its product is MNFVKMHGLGNDFILIDCLNQELTEPSQFAIKYCNRRFGIGADQLLLLYPSKIADFKMRIFNADGSEVEMCGNGIRCFAKYIWDRKLTDKEILEVETLAGIIKPRKIGELVQVDMGEPEFSPSKIPVDIEGEKAFDLILEISGWHARINCISMGNPHAVIFLDEEPKYFAVTKYGPLIENHPIFPKKTNVEFAYVKNSHEITMRVWERGAGETLACGTGACATAVAAMVKGLTEKKVTVHLLGGDLLIEWAEDGHIYMTGPAEEVFEGTVKVPQIG